In one window of Azoarcus olearius DNA:
- a CDS encoding Ku protein, with amino-acid sequence MARVIWKGAVSFGLVHIPVSLVPATTRRGIDFDWLDSRTMDPVGYKRINKATGKEIASEHIVRGVQYQKHQYVVLDDDEIRAAYPEATQTVDIVAFVEAAQVSPLYLDTPYYLTPDRRGEKVYALLREVLVATGRAGLAQVVLHTRQRLAMLMPLGPALVLNTLRWADEVRAVEEIGLKPEAVTAKPAAREMEMARRLVEDMSEDWEPARYTDSFEARIMELVERKAAAGKLETVGTVETAEETGGADVIDLAELLKRSLARRGEPEPPARPARGRGAAKAAESEAPAAGPRTRRAPARKKTG; translated from the coding sequence ATGGCGCGGGTGATCTGGAAGGGGGCAGTGAGCTTCGGGCTGGTGCATATCCCGGTGTCGCTGGTGCCGGCCACCACCCGCCGCGGCATCGACTTCGACTGGCTGGACAGCCGCACCATGGACCCGGTGGGCTACAAGCGCATCAACAAGGCGACGGGCAAGGAGATCGCCAGCGAGCACATCGTGCGCGGTGTGCAATACCAGAAGCATCAGTACGTGGTGCTGGACGACGACGAGATCCGCGCCGCCTATCCGGAAGCCACCCAGACGGTGGACATCGTGGCTTTTGTCGAGGCCGCGCAGGTGTCGCCGCTCTACCTCGACACGCCCTACTACCTCACCCCCGACCGCCGCGGCGAGAAGGTTTATGCGCTGCTGCGCGAGGTGCTGGTGGCCACCGGCAGGGCGGGGCTGGCCCAGGTGGTGCTGCATACCCGCCAGCGCCTGGCGATGCTGATGCCGCTGGGGCCGGCGCTGGTGCTCAACACCCTGCGCTGGGCCGACGAAGTGCGCGCCGTGGAGGAAATCGGCCTGAAGCCGGAAGCCGTAACCGCCAAGCCGGCCGCGCGCGAGATGGAGATGGCGCGGCGGCTGGTGGAGGACATGAGCGAGGACTGGGAGCCGGCGCGATACACCGACAGCTTCGAGGCCCGGATCATGGAGCTGGTGGAGCGCAAGGCGGCGGCCGGCAAGCTGGAAACCGTGGGCACCGTGGAGACCGCCGAGGAGACCGGCGGCGCCGACGTGATCGACCTGGCCGAACTCCTCAAGCGCAGCCTCGCGCGGCGCGGCGAACCCGAACCCCCGGCGCGCCCGGCCCGCGGTCGTGGCGCGGCGAAGGCGGCGGAGAGCGAGGCGCCGGCCGCGGGTCCGCGCACCCGCCGCGCCCCGGCACGAAAGAAAACAGGGTAA
- the ligD gene encoding DNA ligase D codes for MKAHDKRRDEARGMKPGAIAALAEYARKRDFSITAEPPVRGARPRAEGALGFVVQKHAARRLHYDFRLELDGTLKSWAIPKGPSLDPRVKRLAVHVEDHPLDYADFEGRIPQGQYGGGDVIVWDRGLWQPRDPDPAAAYRAGKLSFHLLGEKLSGGWTLVRTRDGGSGDKAQWLLIKDADGAARPQSDYDVVVARPESVLTHAQLPARRDAAGAAGGEGAKKARVAALRGDAARNPAWIAPELATAVEAPPPGEWRYELKFDGYRMLARVENGRARLYTRNHHDWTAKLAPLREAVESLGADSAWLDGEVVVTDAHGVPDFQALQNALELGRDVDLRYFLFDLPYLDGEDLRKLPLEARRARLRALLGAHDHPRLAYSEDFPVPPQDILASACELRIEGVIGKRAGSPYRSVRSTDWIKLKCRQRQEFVIVGYSAPQGGRQGFGALLLAVHDEAAGGRLRYAGKVGSGFSGASLKALHQRMQPLRRPTPALALPVDSSVTRGATWLEPRLLCEVAFAMWTRDGLVRHAVFQGLRDDKPAADAVRERALPATAVARIQGDGRDDEDAPAPTAKVPSNGVRAGARRSPGTLAGVAISNPDRVIDAASGVTKGELATFYCRIGAQLLPHLAGRPLSILRAPTGIDGERFFQRHADKMSMAGVHLLPPDLDPDGERLMMVDTLEGVVGAAQMGTIEFHTWNATADRIERPDRIVFDLDPDPALPWSRMVEATRLVLTLLDEIGLDAFLKTSGGKGIHVVVPLARRHDWEALKQFSRAVTRHLARILPQRFADRMGPQNRVGRIFVDYLRNQRAASTVSAYSVRARPGLAVSVPITRQELERIDGADQWTVRNLHQRLARLTRDPWEGYANRQVISAAMRAAVAAD; via the coding sequence ATGAAGGCACACGACAAACGCCGCGACGAAGCGCGCGGCATGAAGCCGGGCGCGATCGCCGCTTTGGCGGAATACGCCCGCAAGCGCGACTTCTCGATCACCGCGGAGCCGCCGGTGCGCGGCGCGCGGCCGCGCGCCGAGGGCGCGCTCGGCTTCGTCGTGCAGAAGCATGCCGCGCGCCGGCTGCACTACGACTTCCGCCTGGAACTCGACGGCACGCTGAAGAGCTGGGCGATCCCCAAGGGGCCGAGCCTGGATCCGCGGGTCAAGCGCCTGGCGGTGCACGTCGAAGACCATCCGCTCGACTACGCCGACTTCGAGGGCCGCATTCCGCAGGGCCAGTACGGCGGCGGCGACGTCATCGTGTGGGACCGCGGGTTGTGGCAGCCGCGCGACCCCGATCCCGCGGCGGCCTACCGCGCCGGCAAGCTCAGCTTCCACCTGCTTGGCGAAAAGCTCTCCGGCGGCTGGACCCTGGTTCGCACCCGCGACGGCGGCAGCGGCGACAAGGCGCAGTGGCTGCTGATCAAGGATGCGGACGGCGCTGCGCGGCCGCAGTCGGACTACGACGTGGTCGTCGCACGGCCCGAGAGCGTATTGACCCACGCCCAACTGCCAGCGCGGCGCGATGCCGCCGGCGCGGCGGGCGGCGAGGGCGCGAAGAAGGCCCGCGTGGCAGCGTTGCGCGGCGACGCCGCGCGCAATCCGGCCTGGATCGCGCCGGAACTCGCCACCGCGGTGGAGGCGCCACCGCCGGGCGAATGGCGCTACGAACTCAAGTTCGATGGCTACCGCATGCTGGCACGGGTGGAAAACGGCCGCGCGCGGCTCTACACCCGCAACCATCACGACTGGACCGCAAAACTGGCACCGCTGCGCGAGGCGGTGGAAAGCCTGGGCGCGGACAGCGCCTGGCTGGACGGCGAGGTGGTGGTGACCGACGCCCACGGCGTGCCCGATTTCCAGGCCCTGCAGAACGCGCTGGAGCTGGGGCGTGACGTGGACCTGCGCTATTTCCTGTTCGACCTGCCCTACCTGGACGGCGAGGACCTGCGCAAGCTGCCGCTGGAAGCGCGCCGAGCCCGCCTGCGCGCACTGCTGGGCGCGCACGACCATCCGCGGCTGGCGTATTCGGAGGACTTTCCGGTGCCGCCGCAGGACATCCTCGCCAGCGCCTGCGAATTGCGCATCGAGGGCGTCATCGGCAAGCGCGCCGGCAGCCCCTACCGTTCGGTCCGCAGCACCGACTGGATCAAGCTCAAATGCCGCCAGCGGCAGGAGTTCGTGATCGTCGGCTACAGCGCACCGCAGGGCGGGCGCCAGGGGTTTGGCGCCTTGCTGCTGGCGGTGCACGACGAAGCCGCGGGCGGGCGCCTGCGCTACGCCGGCAAGGTCGGCAGCGGTTTCAGCGGCGCCAGCCTGAAGGCCTTGCACCAGCGCATGCAGCCACTGCGCCGCCCGACCCCGGCGCTGGCGCTGCCGGTCGATAGCAGCGTCACCCGCGGCGCCACCTGGCTGGAGCCGCGCCTGCTGTGCGAGGTGGCGTTTGCGATGTGGACCCGCGACGGGCTGGTGCGCCATGCGGTGTTCCAGGGCCTGCGCGACGACAAACCCGCCGCCGACGCGGTGCGCGAGCGCGCATTGCCCGCCACCGCCGTGGCGCGCATTCAAGGTGACGGACGCGATGACGAAGACGCGCCGGCGCCGACCGCCAAGGTGCCGTCGAACGGCGTCCGCGCCGGCGCGAGGCGCAGTCCCGGCACGCTCGCGGGCGTTGCGATCAGCAACCCGGACCGCGTCATCGACGCCGCCAGCGGCGTGACCAAGGGCGAACTCGCCACCTTCTACTGCCGCATCGGCGCGCAGCTGCTGCCCCATCTGGCGGGGCGGCCGCTGTCCATCCTGCGCGCGCCCACCGGCATCGACGGCGAACGCTTCTTCCAGCGTCATGCCGACAAGATGTCGATGGCGGGTGTGCATCTGCTGCCGCCCGACCTCGACCCGGACGGCGAGCGCCTGATGATGGTGGATACGCTGGAGGGCGTGGTCGGCGCGGCGCAGATGGGCACGATCGAGTTCCACACCTGGAATGCCACCGCCGACCGCATCGAGCGCCCCGACCGCATCGTGTTCGACCTCGACCCCGACCCCGCGCTGCCGTGGTCGCGCATGGTGGAGGCGACCCGGCTGGTGCTGACGCTGCTGGACGAAATCGGGCTGGATGCCTTCCTGAAGACCAGCGGCGGCAAGGGCATCCACGTGGTGGTGCCGCTCGCGCGGCGGCACGACTGGGAGGCGCTGAAGCAGTTCTCGCGCGCGGTCACCCGGCATCTCGCGCGCATCCTGCCGCAGCGCTTTGCGGACCGCATGGGGCCGCAGAACCGGGTAGGGCGCATCTTCGTTGACTACCTGCGCAACCAGCGCGCGGCGAGCACGGTGTCGGCCTATTCGGTCCGTGCGCGCCCCGGGCTGGCGGTGTCGGTGCCGATCACCCGCCAGGAGCTGGAGCGCATCGACGGTGCCGACCAATGGACGGTGCGCAACCTGCACCAGCGGCTGGCGCGGCTCACCCGCGACCCGTGGGAGGGCTACGCCAACCGCCAGGTGATCAGCGCCGCGATGCGGGCCGCGGTGGCGGCGGACTGA
- a CDS encoding PEP-CTERM sorting domain-containing protein → MTTNLRIASLLLASAAGLTALPAAANVIAPGAYHYSGSVGVNVTDEVIGSSITSRFFGYDTPGFYTFTFSFDVDTTGATFIPGGQSLGFDVAFSTDVYGVDASRISNFQASFGTRTWGLNDLVSYHFVSGGQTASIWFAPDVGNASALLFRGISGGDIFEVGAPVCFAPNDCALRSDIAFFYDDAFAESQAVSFSIRPLEQANPVPEPESLLLIGLGLAGLALRFRTSG, encoded by the coding sequence ATGACAACCAACCTCAGAATTGCGTCGCTCCTCCTTGCCAGCGCCGCAGGATTGACTGCGCTCCCGGCAGCAGCAAATGTGATTGCACCCGGCGCGTATCACTACTCCGGCTCGGTCGGGGTCAACGTGACCGACGAGGTTATCGGCTCGTCGATAACGAGCAGATTTTTCGGTTACGACACGCCGGGCTTCTACACCTTTACGTTCTCGTTCGACGTCGACACGACAGGGGCTACCTTCATTCCCGGCGGCCAGTCGCTCGGTTTCGATGTTGCGTTCTCAACGGACGTCTACGGCGTGGACGCTTCGAGAATTTCCAACTTCCAGGCGTCGTTCGGCACCAGGACGTGGGGTCTGAATGACCTCGTCTCCTATCACTTCGTCAGCGGCGGTCAAACGGCGAGTATCTGGTTCGCACCGGATGTTGGAAACGCGTCCGCGCTGCTGTTCCGGGGGATTTCGGGCGGCGATATTTTCGAAGTCGGCGCCCCGGTGTGTTTCGCTCCGAACGATTGCGCCTTGAGATCCGACATTGCCTTCTTTTACGACGACGCGTTTGCCGAGTCGCAGGCCGTCAGCTTCTCGATCCGCCCGCTGGAGCAGGCGAACCCGGTTCCCGAACCGGAGAGCCTGCTGCTCATCGGTCTCGGTCTTGCCGGTCTCGCGCTCAGATTCAGGACATCTGGTTGA
- a CDS encoding N-formylglutamate amidohydrolase has translation MPARQPPLHRPARGLNAPAPIPPTSAFLVTCEHGGREIPEPYREYFAQHDGLLAGHRGYDPGALALARELADALHAPLLWSATSRLLVDLNRSPTNPARFSAISRTMPPALRAEVQAHHYQPYRLDVEQSVDNGVRQHGQVVHISSHSFTPVLDGRVRNADVGFLYDPRRPAEAALCERWLEALQLRNPALRLRRNYPYAGRSDGFCTWLRRHHDGSRYLGVELEVNQRHATAGGPQWTALRADIVAALLQAVGRTTGEMRAAGASRPGVNQMS, from the coding sequence ATGCCTGCTCGACAACCGCCTCTTCACCGGCCCGCGCGTGGTCTGAACGCGCCGGCCCCGATCCCGCCGACCTCCGCCTTCCTGGTCACCTGCGAACACGGCGGACGCGAGATCCCGGAGCCCTACCGCGAATACTTCGCCCAGCACGACGGCCTGCTCGCCGGCCACCGCGGCTACGACCCCGGCGCGCTGGCGCTGGCACGCGAACTGGCCGACGCGCTGCATGCGCCACTGCTGTGGTCCGCCACCAGCCGGCTGCTGGTGGACCTCAACCGTTCCCCCACCAACCCGGCGCGCTTCTCGGCGATCAGCCGCACGATGCCGCCCGCGCTGCGCGCCGAAGTGCAGGCCCACCATTACCAGCCCTACCGGCTGGATGTGGAACAGAGCGTGGACAACGGCGTGCGCCAGCACGGCCAGGTGGTGCACATCTCCAGCCACAGCTTCACCCCGGTGCTGGACGGCCGGGTGCGCAACGCGGATGTCGGCTTCCTGTACGACCCGCGCCGCCCCGCCGAGGCGGCGCTGTGCGAGCGCTGGCTGGAAGCCCTGCAACTGCGCAACCCGGCGCTGCGGCTAAGGCGCAACTACCCCTACGCCGGCCGCTCCGACGGCTTCTGCACCTGGCTGCGCCGCCATCACGACGGCAGCCGCTACCTCGGCGTGGAACTGGAAGTGAACCAGCGCCACGCCACCGCCGGCGGGCCGCAGTGGACCGCGCTGCGCGCGGACATCGTCGCGGCGCTGTTGCAGGCGGTGGGGCGGACTACGGGTGAGATGCGGGCGGCGGGCGCTTCCCGTCCGGGCGTCAACCAGATGTCCTGA
- a CDS encoding carboxylate-amine ligase, producing MKNDAAPAALPAFAGYGLEIEYMIVDRLHLDVKPIADRLLYAGAGEAVADVVRGEMGWSNELALHVFEIKNRAPSPTLAPLVDAFHREVRAAAELLAGMDARLMPGGMHPWMEPSTETRLWTQDRAALYACYDRIFDCRRHGWGNLQSVHLNLPFSGDEEFGRLHAAVRLALPILPALAASSPWADKRPSGVLDTRLLMYRDHQRLVPASMGDCIPEPIATAADYHALVLAPMYRQVAEYGAVRCKGDASELRHEWLNARAAVPRFERSAIEIRVLDTQECPLADVAVAAASAGLVRHLYDHRCANADALVDTPVLVDIFERCIRDADQARIEHPDYLALFGLGNGGGLSAGELWGRLLDRLDASGQLPAPLHPPLQLFLQRGPLARRLASALDDDPGRLRAVYGELCECLLDNRLFTGPRVV from the coding sequence ATGAAGAACGACGCGGCCCCCGCGGCGCTGCCGGCCTTCGCCGGCTACGGCCTCGAAATCGAATACATGATCGTCGACCGGCTCCACCTCGACGTGAAGCCGATCGCCGACCGCCTGCTGTACGCCGGCGCCGGCGAGGCGGTGGCCGACGTGGTGCGCGGCGAGATGGGGTGGTCCAACGAGCTGGCGCTGCACGTGTTCGAAATCAAGAACCGGGCGCCCTCGCCCACGCTGGCGCCGCTTGTCGACGCCTTCCATCGCGAGGTGCGCGCCGCCGCCGAGCTGCTGGCCGGCATGGACGCGCGCTTGATGCCCGGCGGCATGCACCCGTGGATGGAGCCCTCCACCGAAACCCGGCTGTGGACGCAGGACCGCGCCGCGCTCTACGCCTGCTACGACCGCATCTTCGACTGCCGCCGCCACGGCTGGGGCAATCTGCAGAGCGTGCATCTGAACCTGCCCTTCTCCGGCGACGAGGAATTCGGCCGCCTGCATGCCGCGGTGCGGCTGGCGCTGCCGATACTGCCGGCGCTGGCGGCGAGTTCGCCGTGGGCGGACAAGCGCCCGAGCGGCGTACTCGACACCCGGCTGCTGATGTACCGCGACCATCAGCGCCTGGTGCCGGCCTCGATGGGCGACTGCATCCCCGAGCCGATCGCCACCGCGGCGGACTACCACGCACTGGTGCTGGCGCCGATGTACCGCCAGGTGGCGGAATACGGCGCGGTGCGCTGCAAGGGCGACGCCAGCGAGCTGCGCCACGAATGGCTCAACGCGCGCGCCGCGGTGCCGCGCTTCGAACGCAGCGCCATCGAGATCCGCGTGCTCGACACGCAGGAATGCCCGCTGGCGGACGTCGCCGTGGCCGCGGCCTCCGCCGGGTTGGTGCGCCACCTCTACGACCACCGTTGCGCCAACGCCGACGCGCTGGTCGACACGCCGGTGCTGGTGGATATCTTCGAGCGCTGCATCCGCGACGCCGATCAGGCGCGGATCGAACATCCGGACTATCTCGCGCTGTTCGGCCTCGGCAACGGCGGCGGGCTGAGCGCGGGCGAACTCTGGGGCCGGCTGCTCGACCGGCTCGACGCCTCCGGCCAGCTGCCCGCGCCGCTCCATCCACCGCTGCAGCTGTTCCTGCAGCGCGGGCCGCTCGCGCGCCGGCTGGCGAGCGCCCTCGACGACGATCCCGGCCGCCTGCGCGCCGTCTACGGGGAACTGTGCGAATGCCTGCTCGACAACCGCCTCTTCACCGGCCCGCGCGTGGTCTGA
- a CDS encoding RimK family alpha-L-glutamate ligase, with protein MTTLIVVDDPGDWPPGGGSINVVPARSYLTDPAFAEERPARVFNLCRSYRYQSLGYYVSLLAEARGHKPWPRAGTIEDLQSQNLVQVLTARLNQLVEQTLAPLKADRFELSVYFGRNLAQRYNVLADQLFQLLQAPLLRVRFERAGGHWHTRSIRLVGIGELSETHRNFVYEAAATHFAARARLADRRPQEEYALAILHNPEGRNLPSNPAALAKFAETGAALGMRVEFITPGDFGRLPEFDALFIRDTTFVHHYTYRFARRAQGEGLVVIDDPDSILKCNNKVYLAEMLAHHNLPAPRTLLIHRDNIDQVAPLLALPCVLKQPDSSFSSGVDKVETEAELREKVGALLDKSDLIVAQEWLPTEFDWRVGVLDRRVVFVCKYYMAKDHWQIMNHSAAPEHREGRTEALAVGEAPEDVVELALTAANLIGDGFYGVDIKQIGNRCCIIEINDNPNVDAGNEDGVLRDALYREVMGVFLRRLERRREGGDA; from the coding sequence GTGACTACGCTGATCGTCGTCGATGACCCCGGGGACTGGCCCCCGGGCGGGGGCAGCATCAACGTGGTCCCCGCCCGCAGCTACCTCACCGACCCCGCCTTCGCCGAGGAACGCCCGGCGCGGGTGTTCAACCTGTGCCGTTCCTACCGCTACCAGAGCCTGGGCTACTACGTCTCGCTGCTGGCCGAAGCGCGCGGCCACAAGCCGTGGCCGCGCGCCGGCACCATCGAGGACCTGCAGTCGCAGAACCTGGTGCAGGTGCTCACCGCGCGGCTCAACCAGCTGGTCGAACAGACCCTGGCGCCGTTGAAGGCGGACCGCTTCGAACTGAGCGTGTATTTCGGTCGCAACCTGGCGCAGCGTTACAACGTGCTCGCGGACCAGTTGTTCCAGCTGCTGCAGGCGCCGCTGCTGCGGGTGCGCTTCGAACGCGCGGGCGGGCACTGGCACACGCGCAGCATCCGCCTGGTGGGCATCGGCGAGCTTTCGGAGACGCACCGCAACTTCGTCTATGAAGCTGCGGCCACCCACTTCGCCGCGCGCGCGCGGCTGGCCGACCGCCGCCCTCAGGAGGAATACGCCCTGGCGATCCTGCACAACCCGGAGGGGCGCAACCTGCCCTCCAACCCGGCGGCGCTGGCCAAGTTCGCCGAAACCGGCGCCGCGCTCGGGATGCGGGTGGAGTTCATCACGCCGGGCGATTTCGGCCGGCTGCCCGAGTTCGACGCGCTCTTCATCCGCGACACCACCTTCGTGCACCACTACACCTACCGCTTCGCGCGCCGCGCCCAGGGTGAAGGGCTGGTGGTGATCGACGACCCCGACTCGATCCTGAAGTGCAACAACAAGGTCTACCTCGCCGAAATGCTCGCGCACCACAACCTGCCCGCGCCGCGCACGCTGCTGATCCACCGCGACAACATCGACCAGGTGGCGCCGCTGCTGGCGCTGCCCTGCGTGCTGAAGCAGCCCGACAGCTCGTTCTCGTCCGGCGTGGACAAGGTGGAAACCGAGGCCGAGCTGCGCGAGAAGGTGGGTGCGCTGCTGGACAAGTCGGACCTGATCGTGGCGCAGGAATGGCTGCCCACCGAGTTCGACTGGCGCGTGGGCGTGCTCGACCGCCGGGTGGTCTTCGTGTGCAAGTACTACATGGCCAAGGACCACTGGCAGATCATGAACCACAGCGCCGCGCCGGAGCACCGCGAGGGCCGCACCGAAGCGCTGGCGGTGGGCGAGGCGCCGGAGGACGTGGTGGAACTCGCGCTGACCGCGGCCAATCTGATCGGCGACGGCTTCTACGGCGTGGACATCAAGCAGATCGGCAACCGCTGCTGCATCATCGAGATCAACGACAACCCCAACGTGGATGCGGGCAACGAGGACGGCGTGCTGCGCGACGCGCTCTACCGCGAGGTGATGGGGGTATTCCTGCGCCGGCTGGAGCGCCGGCGCGAAGGAGGCGACGCATGA